The stretch of DNA TCCTCGACGATCAACAGGGTCGGCTTCAATCCACTCATCCGTTTTTGCCCTTTCTGCCTTCCGCACGGGCCTTGTCCGGGGTGCTTTCCAGCAACCGGACTTGTCGACCGCCGGCCGGGAACTTCAGTCGCACCGCCGTACCGCGGCCCGGATGGCTCTCGATTTCCATCTCACCCCCGTGCTCCCTGACAATCCGTTGGACAATCATCAACCCCAGCCCGGACCCACCCTCCTTGGTGGTGTAATAGGCCTCGGTCACTCGCGGCAAGTCCTCGACCGAGATCCCACAGCCGTTGTCCCGGAAGACCACCACCACCCATTCATCCTGCCTGGCCACTGTGATGTTGAGCAGCCCCTGGGCTCCCATGGCCTGGAAAGCGTTTCGGGAAAGATTGTATATCACCTGCTTGACCTGCACCGGATCGAGCAAAAGATCGGGCAGGTCGGACGCAATGTCAGTTTCCACCAGAACGCCGCGGTCCCGGATCTCCGCATCCAAGGTTTCCAAGGTCTCGCGGATGAGCAGTCCGAGCTGCAGGGGCTGGAAATCCGGCACGGTGGGACGGATGGCCCTGAGAAATTGCTGGATGATGGCATCCAAGCGGTCGATTTCCCGACGGGCGATGCCGATCGACTCTTTCAAGGGGGCCGCCACGTCGGGTTCTAGGCGGCGCAAATCGCGCTGCATCAATTGGAGATGGATGTTCAGACTGTTGATCGGGTTGCCCAACTCATGCGCCACACCCGCCGCCAGCAAGGTCAGGGCCTGCATCCGCTCGGATTCGATCGCCTCACGGGCCGTCGACTCCCGTTCGGTGATGTCATGGAAAATCGCCACCCGCATCCCCTCCCATGCCCCCTCGGTCACTTCCATCGGCAACAGGACCAACTCGACCACCTTCGGCTCGGGGTAATGAATCGACAGCCGCCGGGTCACCCCTTGGGGCTCGTCCAGCCATTCTTTCCATGGCACGTCGCGCAAATAGCGCTCCACGGGCTGGCCCGAGGCCGTTTCGCGCGGAAAAGGCAGGAGCCGCGTGGCTGCACGATTGGTGTATTGGATCACGCCTTTCCCATCCAGGACCACGATGGCGTCCTGGAGCGTGTTGAAGAGGGTTTCCAAATAACCGTGCTCCCGGGCCAGGCGCACCAAATAGCGCTGCAGCTGTTCCGGCTCCAACTGGTCCACCCGTTCCAGCAATTTCCCTAGAAAAGACGCTTTCACAGAGACAAAATGTCTCTTATCCCCTCATTTTCGACAAGAGCGAATTTTGCTGACAAAATGACGCAAATACCCTCGCCTGTCACGATGTCACTGCAGAGGCTTCAAAACCACTTCTTGCGCTTGAGCCAGATGGCCATTCCGATCACGCCCAGGATGTTGAGCAAAAAAGCCATCGGATAGGAAGACGCCCACTTCAACTCCGGCATCTGCTCGAAATTCATCCCGTACCAACTCCCGATCACCACCGGGGGCAGGGTCAAGGCGGTCAGGGCGGTCAGAACTTTGATCCCCTCGTTGGACTGCTGGGCCGTGCGGTTCAGGTAAAGATCAAACGAGGTCAACAACTGTTCGCTCGCCGACAGCGCCGTTTCATCGATCCGCACCAGATTGTCATGAATGTCGCGGAAGTAGGGCAGCAGATTCGGCCGGATGAGCTTGTATTCACCGCGGGCCAGACGGCCGATGATTTCCCGTTGGGGCCGGACGATGCGGCGGAGCAACCCGATGTCCTTCCGGCAGTCCAGGATCATCGGCACCATGTCCTGGGTGTGCGATTTCCCCAAAAGCAGATCTTCCAGTTCCTCCAATTCCTCGTGCAACTCATCCATCACCGGATTGTAATTATCCACCATCAAATCGATGATGGTGTGGGCCAGGCGGTCGGGACCGCGGGCGATCGTGCCGATCTTGTTCACGGATCGTTCGATCGCCGTCTTGAGCGAGCGCAGGGGCAATTCATGGTAGGTGACGAGGTAATCCTTGCCCAAGAACAGGTTCAATTCGGTGGTGGTGAATTTTTCCTGACGGTTGAAATCCACCGCGTGCATGACCATGAAGAGATAGTCCTCATAGTCCTCGATTTTGGGCAGTTGCGAAACCGCCACACAGTCCTCGATCGAGAGCGGGTGGAAATGAAAGAGCCCTTCCAGGACCTCCCGGGTTTCTTCGTCGGTCGGATTGTCCAAGTCGATCCAGATGATCAATCCCTTGTCCGAGCGGACCAGACGCAGGGCGTCGAGGTCGAGATCCTGCGCCGCCAGCTTGCCCTCGTTGAATACAAACGTGCGGATCATCCCTGCTTCTTACGCTCTGGACCCGACCGGGCAAGCCCGATCTTGGCCCCGGGAAACCAACGCCTCATGGCGGACTGCTTCTACCCATCCCTGAAATCAGGCCGGCAAAGCACACCGGAATAGACTCAAGAAATAAAAATCTGATCTCTCGGAAGATTCTGTCAAATTTAGCCAGGCAAATTTCGTTGAAACTACCGCCTCCCGAAAGGAGCTAAGAACCTATCCGGATAGGCTCTTGGTCTCCGAATCTACACCTTGAGGAATTACGGTTTGTCGCCGGCCGCCGTTACTGAATGCTCCAAAGGAAATTTTTTGCCGGATTGATACGTCTGTATGGGCTGCCTCTCGCTCGGCGTTAAGGCGATTCGCGTGGCAGAAGAAAGGAGGGAGCAATTTCCGACGTAAACGATTTCAACATGTCCAGAGTCTGGGCTTCATCTTTACCGTTGAGGACATACCCTTGGGTGACCACGCTCATGACACTGACGTAAGCCCAACGGTGGTTGATTTGGCGGAACACCCGATCCCAACTGGTCAAAAAGAGTCGCTTCCAATGGTGCGGAGTTGTCGTGTCCTTGCCAATGAACCAATAAAGAAAGACCGCGCGCATCTGGTTCTTGCGACCGTTCCCAAAATCGACTTCACGCTGCAGGTCCAGCTTCATTGCTTCGAGATTGCCGCCATCCTTCATCGGGATGTTCACGGTCTGGCCCTTGCGCATGTACCAACCTTGGGCAGGCAGACAGACTTCTGGGCGGTGGATGCTGCGCTTCTCCCCACCCGCCAGCACGATGGAAACCGTGATGCGGTCACCTTTGGTCGAAAAGTAGGCCTTGCGGACAATCTCGGTGTCGCTTGGCAGGAGGAGTTTTTCGCCAGGGGACATTTCCTGGGGTTCCGAGAGCATGCCCAGAGGGAAATCAGGCAAAACCATCCGCACTCCGGGTTGGGAGGCCGTGTTTGGGTTGGGTGTGATCCAGCATATCCCCACCGCCAGAATCGAGAGCCCGAGCAGGACCAGTCCGCGCCCGAGAGCGATGCGGATCGGCCCGGTCTTTGTGCCCGTGATGTCCAGTGTCAGCTCAGTCATCAGAACTCCTTTCCGGGCTGGGGAGGACTCTTTACCGCGCCGATCACTGCGTACAATCCCTTGCTCCTCTCGATCAGTGTTTTGCAGCCTTCATTCAGGAACCAACCCCACGTGAACATTCCTCCCAACGCCACCCCGAATACCAGAAATCCGGAAGCCATGTGGTACGTGCTTGGATGCTCCAAATCCCCGATGGCCACCTTGCTGCCCAATAGAAGAGTGCCGAAGGTGAGCATGAGGATGCGACAAAAGTTGCCCAGCACGGCAAACGGGGCCGCCGAAAGAAAAACCAGCCAACCCCGCCAATGGTCGGTGAAAAAGGCCAGGAATTCGACGCACCCCCTCTGCCAAAACGGCCCCCCAGCCACCTGCTTGCGCCATCCGGCCAGGGTGTCGTCTTTGGTGGTACCGAAATAGGCGAAAAGGGCGGAAACCATGGTCAGGGCAAAGAGCGACCGGATACCGCTGCACGGATCGGCCACATCCAGGGCGAATCGGGCCCCCTGGGCCAGCCCGCGCACCGGATCAGGAGCCGAAACAATCGACGTCCCCACCCGCAGAACGTCGAGGCCGATGAGATTCAGAAACCCATGCGAAAAACGGGCCATGATGTCACGCAGGGGAAATGCGATCGTCGCTTCCAGAAATGGCATCGGCCAGGCAAAAAACAGAAAAGCATAGGGAAAAAAAACCGCCCGCAACAGCGGCCAACCAAACAGCCACACTGCCGTGGCCCCAATCATGAGATGAAAAACCAAAAAGCTGAAAACCACGATGTCGATGAGGTAACCAACCCAGAAGAGCCCCATGCCTAACAGGAAAAGATACAATCCGGAAATCTGCCCCTCCCAAGGAACATCTCGCAATTTCTCACGATCCAACCAAATGATGAAAAGGGAAATCAGCGGCACCAATTGGCAGTGCTCCCATTCTTTTGCGTGCTTCCACATCCAGAGGAGGTTGGAGACCACCGAAGTCGGCTGGTCACCCCAACCCGCCCCATAGGGGAACAAGGCAAACATCAGGGCCAAGCCGGCACCGGCCGCTGCCACAGAAGCCGAAGGCATGAGCCATACCGGAAATCGCGAATGGCTTCCGTTCTGCATGGCCAACAAAGTAGACACATCGCCCGAAGGTTCCAAACGCTTTTTTCAATGTGGCACGCCCCTGCCTTGCCGGAAGTCTCCGCAATCAACGATTGTCCGCCGAAGACGCCTTCACCGCCGCGACCACTTCATCCACTTCCAATTCGCGCAGCAGTGACAACCCCTTGGTCACATAATCCCGCAGGCACCCCTCGGTCATGGGCTTCTTCATGACACGGACATGCGGTCCGCGCGGGGCAAACCAGACATCGGGCATTTCGCCAAAAAGGACCACCGTGTCTTTACCCATGGAAGCCGAGAGATGGGCCGGAAACGAATCCAACCCGATCAACCCCCGGGCTCCCGCCACCAACTCCGCAAAACCGCGCAGCCCGCCCGCTTCAAAGACTTCCTGCCCCGGAGGCAGCTCGACTTCATCATCCATCCCCTGACTCCGCACCCAGACCGTGGACACATCGAGCGCGCGCAAGCGGATTAAGAGCTCCCGCCATTTCTCCCCACTCCAACGCTTGGGCAACAATCTGCCCCCGGAATGCACCACCCAATAAGAGTTGCGGCGGCCCGCAGATTTAAGTCCTGGAGCAGGAACAACCGGCCATGAAAACAACTCATTGACAGAAAACCCCAGCATCCGCGCCATCTCGCCCCAGTTGTCCTGGTGGTGCAGGTCGCGGCGGGGTCGCAACCAGGCTTCGGTCAGCAGGGGACCGGCGAGACCATTCAACAAACGCCCGAAAGCCTGTGTCTCCCGCAGGCAGGGACGAAGGAAAGCAGCCTCGCGGGCGTAACAGTTGTTCGGCACCGCAGGCAGGCCGATGCGTCGATCAAAGCCCGCACGCTTCATCCAAAAATGTGTCCGCGGATCACCCCAGGCACAAACCGCCGTATCCGCTCCATGCTTCTGCCTCCACCCCCCCCAATCGTCTCCCCTCCACCAGTTGTCCACATCCGGGCGGAAAATCCCCACAGCCAGATCCGGAAAAGCCAACTGGATGACAGACGCCGGCCCCGGCGTGGCACAGGCCGTGACCTCGATTCCCGCCTCGCGCGCCCCATGGATGAAGGGCAACGCCATGACCGCATCGCCCATCTGGTGCCATTCCACCACCGTTATCTTTGCAGGCCTCACGCGGTCAACTTATCGGCTCCCGAAGCTGATGTCACCTTTCACCTACCAACGACCATCTCCCGATTCCAGCCACTAGTCACAGACTCGGCAAAGTGCCACCACGGAAAGGCCCGCCAGCCTGTTTTGACAGGCCCAGGAAAGCTCCCACCGGCATACCCGCTCAAGGAGCACCCCCGCCCAGACCGGCAACGTTTTCATATCAGATGACGTGGGATTCCGGTTCAACCACCCGCGCATGCGCACCGGAACCGCCAGTGGCAGTATGCTGGCAAAAAAATAATGAGTCCTCAAGATTTCCAGCCGTCCCTCACTTTCCAGTAACCGCCTCAAACTGGCAATGGTGTAGCGCCGGTAATGACCCAAAAAGCGATCGTGAGAAGAATACAAAAAAGGCAGGGCAGGAACGGTGATAAAGACATAGCCGTTTTTTGACACCCGCGAAACGGAATCCGATAGAACCTTTTGGTCGTCCGGCACGTGCTCAAGCACATCCATCATGAT from Candidatus Methylacidiphilales bacterium encodes:
- a CDS encoding ATP-binding protein, coding for MKASFLGKLLERVDQLEPEQLQRYLVRLAREHGYLETLFNTLQDAIVVLDGKGVIQYTNRAATRLLPFPRETASGQPVERYLRDVPWKEWLDEPQGVTRRLSIHYPEPKVVELVLLPMEVTEGAWEGMRVAIFHDITERESTAREAIESERMQALTLLAAGVAHELGNPINSLNIHLQLMQRDLRRLEPDVAAPLKESIGIARREIDRLDAIIQQFLRAIRPTVPDFQPLQLGLLIRETLETLDAEIRDRGVLVETDIASDLPDLLLDPVQVKQVIYNLSRNAFQAMGAQGLLNITVARQDEWVVVVFRDNGCGISVEDLPRVTEAYYTTKEGGSGLGLMIVQRIVREHGGEMEIESHPGRGTAVRLKFPAGGRQVRLLESTPDKARAEGRKGKNG
- the corA gene encoding magnesium/cobalt transporter CorA, producing MIRTFVFNEGKLAAQDLDLDALRLVRSDKGLIIWIDLDNPTDEETREVLEGLFHFHPLSIEDCVAVSQLPKIEDYEDYLFMVMHAVDFNRQEKFTTTELNLFLGKDYLVTYHELPLRSLKTAIERSVNKIGTIARGPDRLAHTIIDLMVDNYNPVMDELHEELEELEDLLLGKSHTQDMVPMILDCRKDIGLLRRIVRPQREIIGRLARGEYKLIRPNLLPYFRDIHDNLVRIDETALSASEQLLTSFDLYLNRTAQQSNEGIKVLTALTALTLPPVVIGSWYGMNFEQMPELKWASSYPMAFLLNILGVIGMAIWLKRKKWF
- a CDS encoding EpsI family protein, producing the protein MTELTLDITGTKTGPIRIALGRGLVLLGLSILAVGICWITPNPNTASQPGVRMVLPDFPLGMLSEPQEMSPGEKLLLPSDTEIVRKAYFSTKGDRITVSIVLAGGEKRSIHRPEVCLPAQGWYMRKGQTVNIPMKDGGNLEAMKLDLQREVDFGNGRKNQMRAVFLYWFIGKDTTTPHHWKRLFLTSWDRVFRQINHRWAYVSVMSVVTQGYVLNGKDEAQTLDMLKSFTSEIAPSFLLPRESP
- a CDS encoding exosortase/archaeosortase family protein — protein: MPSASVAAAGAGLALMFALFPYGAGWGDQPTSVVSNLLWMWKHAKEWEHCQLVPLISLFIIWLDREKLRDVPWEGQISGLYLFLLGMGLFWVGYLIDIVVFSFLVFHLMIGATAVWLFGWPLLRAVFFPYAFLFFAWPMPFLEATIAFPLRDIMARFSHGFLNLIGLDVLRVGTSIVSAPDPVRGLAQGARFALDVADPCSGIRSLFALTMVSALFAYFGTTKDDTLAGWRKQVAGGPFWQRGCVEFLAFFTDHWRGWLVFLSAAPFAVLGNFCRILMLTFGTLLLGSKVAIGDLEHPSTYHMASGFLVFGVALGGMFTWGWFLNEGCKTLIERSKGLYAVIGAVKSPPQPGKEF
- a CDS encoding glycosyltransferase family 9 protein, whose product is MRPAKITVVEWHQMGDAVMALPFIHGAREAGIEVTACATPGPASVIQLAFPDLAVGIFRPDVDNWWRGDDWGGWRQKHGADTAVCAWGDPRTHFWMKRAGFDRRIGLPAVPNNCYAREAAFLRPCLRETQAFGRLLNGLAGPLLTEAWLRPRRDLHHQDNWGEMARMLGFSVNELFSWPVVPAPGLKSAGRRNSYWVVHSGGRLLPKRWSGEKWRELLIRLRALDVSTVWVRSQGMDDEVELPPGQEVFEAGGLRGFAELVAGARGLIGLDSFPAHLSASMGKDTVVLFGEMPDVWFAPRGPHVRVMKKPMTEGCLRDYVTKGLSLLRELEVDEVVAAVKASSADNR
- a CDS encoding class I SAM-dependent methyltransferase is translated as MDVTEKEQMIGGEALAHWYYKAKFALLLEHLRSLPLDPERFTCVDVGSGLGLFLHKLEQVGLASPARSLGVDPVYAQVTTALNSRIEIHPSFLPGKTYDLAIMMDVLEHVPDDQKVLSDSVSRVSKNGYVFITVPALPFLYSSHDRFLGHYRRYTIASLRRLLESEGRLEILRTHYFFASILPLAVPVRMRGWLNRNPTSSDMKTLPVWAGVLLERVCRWELSWACQNRLAGLSVVALCRVCD